The Juglans regia cultivar Chandler chromosome 2, Walnut 2.0, whole genome shotgun sequence genome includes a window with the following:
- the LOC108998094 gene encoding alpha/beta hydrolase domain-containing protein 17B-like, with translation MGCMVSQLAAKFAFFPPSPPTYQIKKRDDGKFTVVSSSSPSMPIIQYDDNSLDVLLIDTKRGYKIVAFYLRNPLARLTLLYSHGNAADLGQLYDLFVQLKVNLRVNLVGYDYSGYGASAGKPSESNTYADIEAVYECLETEYGVSQEDLILYGQSVGSGPTLHLAAKLPRLRGIVLHSAILSGLRVLCHVKFTFCFDIYKNINKIEKVKCPVLVIHGTEDDIVNVLHGNGLWKMARESYVPLWIKGGGHCNLELYPDYIRHLRRFIQEMENITTEIRLKKIRQSQFLLQTRSTVTANRCCRIKVRQPKWPHCSRPSCIKCSWRPRCLECWKPSCSRECWRPRCGECPSCPECWRLRCNRCCWRPKWPKCLRLGCCMKCFRWLCCVGTHSVG, from the exons ATGGGTTGCATGGTCTCTCAACTGGCGGCCAAGTTTGCGTTCTTTCCGCCATCGCCACCCACGTACCAAATCAAGAAGCGCGACGATGGCAAATTCACCGTGGTGTCATCGTCTTCACCGTCGATGCCGATTATTCAGTATGATGACAATTCCTTGGACGTCTTGCTGATTGACACTAAGCGTGGCTATAAGATCGTTGCTTTTTATCTGAGGAACCCATTGGCTCGGCTCACTTTGCTTTACTCTCATGGCAATGCTGCTGACCTTGGCCAGCTCTATGACCTCTTTGTGCAGCTCAAAGTCAATCTCAGAGTTAATCTCGTGGG ATATGACTATTCTGGCTATGGAGCCTCTGCTGGTAAG CCTAGTGAATCCAATACATATGCTGATATCGAAGCAGTCTATGAGTGCCTTGAGACCGAGTATGGAGTTAGCCAGGAAGACTTGATCTTGTATGGGCAGTCAGTTGGAAGTGGGCCAACATTGCACTTGGCAGCTAAACTGCCAAGGCTCAGAGGCATAGTTCTACACAGTGCGATTCTTTCAGGTCTTCGTGTGCTCTGTCATGTCAAGTTCACATTTTGTTTTGACATTTATAAG AACATCAACAAAATTGAGAAGGTGAAGTGTCCTGTGCTTGTGATACAT GGGACAGAAGATGATATTGTCAACGTGTTGCATGGCAATGGACTGTGGAAAATGGCAAGGGAATCATACGTTCCTCTGTGGATTAAAGGAGGTGGGCACTGCAACTTGGAGCTTTACCCAGATTACATCCGCCATCTTCGCAGATTTATCCAAGAGATGGAGAATATAACCACAGAAATCCGCCTTAAGAAGATTCGGCAGAGCCAGTTTCTTCTACAAACAAGGTCCACAGTTACTGCTAACAGGTGCTGTAGAATCAAAGTCCGGCAACCAAAATGGCCTCATTGTTCAAGACCAAGCTGCATAAAGTGTTCATGGCGGCCCAGATGCCTAGAATGTTGGAAGCCTAGCTGCAGCAGAGAATGTTGGAGACCTAGGTGTGGAGAATGTCCTAGCTGTCCTGAATGTTGGAGACTGAGGTGCAATAGATGTTGTTGGAGACCAAAATGGCCAAAATGTTTGAGACTAGGCTGCTGCATGAAATGTTTTCGGTGGCTATGTTGTGTGGGAACACACAGTGTGGGCTAA
- the LOC109002131 gene encoding cellulose synthase-like protein D3, with the protein MASKSHFSRAPTTHHMSDPGYDLDGEAGGNVEFATYTVHIPLTPDNQPVSISVEPSTSRSFKDRHVSMERSASLRLEDQFASSSMFTGGYNCLTRAQLKEKVIETDSSHPQMTGARGSACEVPGCNGRVMTDERGLDIIHCPCEYKICRDCLRDTLTTGDGICPGCEKSYNAQDGSVLPFVSDGTSKMERRLSLMKSQNSGPSLMSQTNDANFGNWLFETERDYGFGNAMGPKDAKNEGPGPTDFKDKPRGKLTREKNISTAILTPYRLLILVRMVVLGLFLEWRVSHPNENAMWLWGMSVICEIWFAFSWLLDQLPKLRPINRTTDLDVLKEKFETPNPHNPTGKSDLPGIDIFVSTADPEKEPPLVTANTILSILAADYPVEKLSCYVSDDGGALLTFEAMAEASTFANLWVPFCRKHNIEPRNPESYFNQKSDPYKNKVRPDFVRDRRRVKREYDEFKVRVNGLPNSIRRRSEAYNSYEEMRALKVEREKGIDELFEIPKIPKATWMADGTHWPGTWITPAPEHSRGDHASIIQVMLKPPSDEPLQGAEVDSNCISLGEVDIRLPMLVYLSREKRPGYDHNKKAGAMNALVRASAIMSNGPFILNLDCDHYIYNSQALREGICFMMDHGGERICYVQFPQRFEGIDPSDRYANNNTVFFDVNMRALDGIQGPVYVGTGCLFRRTALYAFDPPLLKEKTGCYGAFFARRKKDATVASIPEPSESQSIQIDSDYEEMSVALIPKRFGNSTLFVESIKMAEFQGRLIPEYATMNNARPRGALTLPRALLDTPMVAEAISVISCWYEDKTEWGQQVGWIYGSVTEDVVTGYRMHNRGWRSIYCVTKRDAFRGTAPINLTDRLHQVLRWATGSVEIFFSRNNALLAGYRMKFLQRIAYLNVGIYPFTSIFLIVYCFLPALSLFSGQFIVETLNVTFLVYLLGITLTLVILAVLEIKWSGIHLEEWWRNEQFWLIGGTSAHLAAVLQGLLKVLAGIEISFTLTSKSVGDDADDEFADLYIFKWTSLMVPPITIMLTNLIGIAVAVCRTIYSVIPEWSSLLGGVFFSFWVLAHLYPFAKGFSGRRGKTPVVVFIWSGLLAITISLLWVAIDPPSSNAQIGGSFQFP; encoded by the exons ATGGCCTCTAAATCACATTTCTCAAGAGCACCCACAACTCACCATATGAGTGATCCCGGCTATGATTTGGACGGCGAGGCTGGTGGCAACGTAGAGTTTGCTACCTACACGGTCCACATCCCTCTCACACCAGACAACCAGCCGGTGTCTATCTCCGTGGAACCATCCACTTCTCGTAGTTTCAAAGACCGGCATGTTTCAATGGAACGCTCTGCTTCTCTGAGACTTGAAGACCAGTTTGCTTCGAGTTCTATGTTTACAGGCGGCTACAATTGCCTCACGCGTGCCCAGTTGAAGGAAAAAGTGATCGAGACCGATTCAAGCCACCCTCAGATGACGGGTGCTAGAGGATCAGCCTGTGAGGTGCCTGGATGTAATGGCAGGGTGATGACTGATGAGCGGGGTTTGGATATAATCCATTGTCCGTGTGAATACAAGATCTGTAGGGATTGTTTAAGGGATACTCTAACAACTGGAGATGGGATATGCCCTGGATGTGAGAAGTCTTATAATGCACAAGATGGGTCTGTCCTTCCATTTGTGTCGGATGGGACGTCAAAGATGGAGAGGAGGTTGTCACTGATGAAGTCTCAAAATTCAGGGCCCTCCCTTATGAGCCAGACTAATGATGCCAATTTTGGAAATTGGCTGTTTGAAACAGAAAGAGATTATGGGTTTGGAAATGCTATGGGACCGAAGGATGCTAAGAATGAGGGTCCAGGTCCGACTGATTTTAAAGACAAGCCTCGGGGCAAGCTTACACGAGAGAAGAACATATCTACTGCCATTCTCACTCCATATCG GCTCCTAATCCTTGTTCGAATGGTGGTTCTTGGATTATTTCTTGAATGGAGGGTCAGCCACCCTAATGAGAATGCAATGTGGTTGTGGGGTATGTCAGTGATTTGTGAAATCTGGTTTGCCTTCTCTTGGCTACTCGACCAGCTTCCTAAGCTCCGCCCTATCAATCGCACCACTGACCTTGatgttttgaaagaaaagtttGAAACACCTAATCCACACAACCCTACTGGAAAGTCTGATCTTCCAGGCATAGATATTTTTGTTTCGACTGCAGACCCAGAGAAGGAACCACCGCTTGTCACTGCAAACACCATTCTATCTATTTTGGCAGCTGACTACCCAGTCGAGAAgctttcatgttatgtttctgATGACGGAGGGGCCCTTCTAACCTTTGAGGCCATGGCAGAAGCGTCTACTTTTGCCAACTTGTGGGTGCCTTTTTGCCGGAAGCATAATATTGAGCCAAGGAATCCAGAATCTTATTTCAATCAGAAGAGTGATCCTTACAAGAACAAGGTCCGCCCAGATTTTGTCAGAGATCGAAGACGAGTAAAGCGTGAGTATGATGAGTTTAAAGTTCGAGTCAATGGCCTTCCTAATTCAATCCGGCGTCGTTCTGAGGCTTACAATAGTTATGAAGAGATGAGGGCTTTgaaagttgagagagagaagggtaTTGATGAACTATTCGAGATCCCAAAGATTCCAAAAGCTACTTGGATGGCTGATGGAACTCACTGGCCTGGCACTTGGATAACTCCTGCACCTGAGCATTCAAGGGGTGATCATGCCAGTATCATACAG GTTATGTTGAAACCTCCAAGCGATGAACCACTTCAAGGTGCTGAAGTAGATTCAAATTGCATTAGTCTAGGTGAAGTTGACATTCGTCTTCCTATGCTGGTTTACCTTTCTCGTGAAAAGCGACCTGGCTATGATCACAACAAGAAGGCTGGGGCTATGAATGCCCTTGTTCGAGCATCAGCCATAATGTCAAATGGCCCTTTCATTCTTAACCTTGACTGTGATCACTATATTTACAACTCCCAGGCACTGAGAGAAGGCATATGCTTCATGATGGACCATGGTGGGGAGCGCATTTGTTATGTCCAATTCCCTCAAAGGTTTGAGGGAATTGACCCTTCTGATCGTTACGCCAATAACAACACTGTTTTCTTTGATGTCAACATGCGAGCCCTTGATGGGATTCAGGGTCCAGTGTATGTTGGAACAGGATGTCTCTTCCGAAGAACTGCCCTTTATGCTTTTGACCCACCTCTGTTAAAAGAAAAGACTGGTTGTTATGGTGCTTTCTTTGCACGTCGCAAGAAAGATGCAACTGTTGCTTCTATCCCTGAACCTAGTGAGAGCCAGTCAATTCAAATAGACTCTGATTATGAAGAAATGAGTGTTGCTCTTATACCTAAGAGGTTTGGGAACTCAACTTTATTTGTTGAGTCTATTAAAATGGCAGAATTCCAAGGCCGGCTCATTCCTGAATATGCTACTATGAACAATGCACGACCACGTGGTGCTCTGACTCTCCCTCGGGCACTTCTTGATACACCCATGGTTGCAGAGGCAATCAGTGTCATTTCATGCTGGTATGAAGATAAGACTGAATGGGGCCAGCAGGTAGGGTGGATTTATGGGTCTGTGACAGAGGATGTAGTCACGGGGTATAGGATGCACAATCGGGGATGGAGATCTATTTATTGTGTCACCAAGAGGGATGCATTCCGTGGGACTGCGCCAATCAATCTCACTGATCGGCTTCATCAAGTTCTCCGGTGGGCCACTGGCTCTGTTGAGATATTCTTCTCCCGAAATAATGCTCTTCTGGCCGGCTATAGAATGAAGTTTTTGCAGAGGATTGCTTACCTCAATGTTGGAATCTACCCATTTACTTCCATTTTTCTCATTGTCTACTGCTTCCTTCCtgcactctctctcttttctggTCAGTTCATTGTTGAGACCCTCAACGTGACCTTTCTTGTATACCTCTTGGGCATCACCTTGACTCTTGTTATTCTTGCTGTGCTTGAGATAAAGTGGTCTGGGATCCATTTGGAAGAGTGGTGGAGGAATGAGCAGTTCTGGTTAATTGGAGGAACAAGTGCCCATCTTGCTGCTGTGCTCCAAGGGCTTTTAAAAGTGTTGGCAGGGATTGAGATTTCATTCACTTTGACATCAAAATCTGTCGGTGATGATGCAGATGATGAGTTTGCTGATCTATATATCTTTAAATGGACATCTCTAATGGTACCACCAATTACCATCATGCTGACTAACTTGATTGGAATAGCTGTTGCAGTTTGTCGAACGATATACAGTGTTATTCCTGAATGGAGCAGTTTACTTGGAGGTGTGTTCTTTAGCTTTTGGGTCTTGGCACATCTCTACCCCTTTGCAAAAGGATTTTCAGGAAGACGAGGGAAGACACCTGTTGTTGTATTTATATGGTCAGGTCTTCTTGCAATCACTATATCTCTACTTTGGGTGGCTATTGACCCCCCTTCAAGTAATGCTCAAATTGGAGGCTCATTTCAGTTCCCCTGA